The following coding sequences lie in one Saccharopolyspora hordei genomic window:
- the rplX gene encoding 50S ribosomal protein L24, with product MKVKKGDTVVVISGKDKGAKGKVIKAMPKEQRVLVEGVNRIKKHTKVSRTERGAQSGGIVTQEAPIHVSNVMVVDSDGKPTRVGYRIGEDGKKVRISRRNGKDI from the coding sequence ATGAAGGTCAAGAAGGGCGACACGGTCGTCGTCATCTCCGGCAAGGACAAGGGCGCCAAGGGCAAGGTCATCAAGGCCATGCCCAAGGAGCAGCGGGTCCTGGTCGAGGGTGTCAACCGGATCAAGAAGCACACCAAGGTCTCGCGGACCGAGCGTGGGGCGCAGTCCGGGGGCATCGTGACCCAGGAAGCGCCGATCCACGTGAGCAACGTGATGGTCGTGGACTCCGACGGCAAGCCCACCCGCGTCGGCTACCGCATCGGTGAGGACGGCAAGAAGGTTCGCATCTCGCGTCGTAACGGTAAGGACATCTGA
- the rplE gene encoding 50S ribosomal protein L5, with protein sequence MTTAEKIVPRLKTRYREEIRQALTEEFTYSNVMQVPGVVKVVVNMGVGDAARDSKLIEGAVRDLATITGQKPEIRRARKSIAQFKLREGMPIGARVTLRGDRMWEFLDRLVTIALPRIRDFRGLSPKQFDGRGNYTFGLNEQSMFHEIDPDTIDRPRGMDITVVTTATNDEEGRALLKHLGFPFKEN encoded by the coding sequence ATGACGACCGCTGAGAAGATCGTCCCGAGGCTCAAGACCCGTTACCGCGAAGAGATCCGTCAGGCGCTGACCGAGGAGTTCACGTACTCCAACGTCATGCAGGTGCCGGGCGTGGTCAAGGTCGTGGTCAACATGGGTGTTGGCGACGCCGCTCGGGACAGCAAGCTGATCGAGGGCGCGGTCCGCGACCTTGCCACCATCACCGGTCAGAAGCCGGAGATCCGGCGGGCTCGCAAGTCCATCGCGCAGTTCAAGCTGCGTGAGGGCATGCCGATCGGTGCGCGGGTGACCCTGCGCGGCGACCGGATGTGGGAGTTCCTGGACCGCCTGGTCACCATCGCGCTGCCGCGCATCCGCGACTTCCGCGGGCTCTCGCCGAAGCAGTTCGACGGCCGGGGCAACTACACGTTCGGCCTGAACGAGCAGTCGATGTTCCACGAGATCGACCCGGACACCATCGACCGTCCGCGCGGCATGGACATCACCGTCGTGACCACGGCCACCAACGATGAGGAGGGTCGGGCGCTGCTGAAGCACCTGGGCTTCCCGTTCAAGGAGAACTGA
- a CDS encoding type Z 30S ribosomal protein S14, with amino-acid sequence MAKKALVIKASRKPKFSVRGYTRCQRCGRPRAVFRKFGLCRVCFREMAHAGELPGVSKASW; translated from the coding sequence ATGGCCAAGAAGGCGCTGGTTATCAAGGCTTCGCGCAAGCCGAAGTTCAGCGTTCGCGGCTACACCCGCTGCCAGCGCTGCGGGCGTCCGCGGGCGGTGTTCCGCAAGTTCGGGCTGTGCCGGGTGTGCTTCCGCGAGATGGCGCACGCGGGCGAGCTGCCCGGCGTGAGCAAGGCCTCCTGGTGA
- the rpsH gene encoding 30S ribosomal protein S8: MTMTDPIADMLTRLRNGNAAYHDEVVMPHSKLKANIAEILKREGYVAGSRVEEGEKGKQLVVELKYGPNRERSIAGLRRVSKPGLRVYAKSTNLPKVLGGLGVAIISTSGGLMTDRQAMKKGVGGEVLAYVW; this comes from the coding sequence ATGACGATGACCGATCCGATCGCAGACATGCTGACGCGTCTGCGCAACGGGAACGCGGCATACCACGACGAGGTCGTGATGCCGCACTCCAAGCTGAAGGCGAACATCGCCGAGATCCTCAAGCGGGAGGGCTACGTGGCCGGCTCCCGCGTCGAAGAGGGCGAGAAGGGCAAGCAGCTCGTCGTCGAGCTCAAGTACGGCCCGAACCGCGAGCGGAGCATCGCGGGCCTGCGCCGGGTCTCCAAGCCCGGTCTGCGGGTCTACGCCAAGTCCACCAACCTGCCCAAGGTGCTGGGTGGCCTGGGCGTCGCGATCATCTCGACCTCCGGCGGTCTCATGACCGACCGGCAGGCCATGAAGAAGGGCGTGGGCGGGGAAGTTCTCGCCTACGTCTGGTGA